A stretch of Lepisosteus oculatus isolate fLepOcu1 chromosome 11, fLepOcu1.hap2, whole genome shotgun sequence DNA encodes these proteins:
- the serinc2l gene encoding serine incorporator 1 yields the protein MGACLALCSVASCVSCLCGSAPCLLCGCCPSSNNSTVTRIVFSLFLLMGTIVSIIMILPGMEAQLKKIPGFCVDGTSIPGIQNKVNCDIVVGYKSVYRMCFAMACFFFLFCVIMIRVRSSKDPRASIQNGFWFFKFLALVGITVGAFFIPDGTFNTVWFYFGVVGSFVFIIIQLILLIDFAHSWNQAWVENAEEGNRKCWFAGLLTFTFLHYALAFAAVVLFYVYYTKPDDCTENKVFISLNLIFCIIVSIVSILPKVQEVQPQSGLLQASIITLYTMYVTWSAMTNQPNRNCNPSLLSLVTNGSTTSPTSTPGQTVQWWDAQGIVGLVIFLFCTLYASIRSSNNTQVNKLMQTEEGGGEAAASLHDDGQARAVDNETEGVTYSYSFFHFCLFLASLYIMMNLTNWYQPNATYQAMVSTMPAVWVKISSSWLGLALYLWTLVAPLILTDRDFS from the exons ATGGGAGCTTGTTTGGCCTTGTGTTCCGTAGCCAGCTGC GTGTCATGTCTGTGCGGTTCTGCCCCCTGCCTGCTGTGTGGCTGCTGCCCCTCTTCCAATAACTCCACCGTCACCCGCATCGTCTTCTCCCTCTTCCTGCTCATGGGAACCATTGTCTCCATCATCATGATCCTGCCGGGCATGGAGGCTCAGCTCAAGAAG ATCCCAGGGTTCTGTGTGGATGGCACCTCCATCCCTGGCATACAGAACAAGGTCAACTGTGACATCGTCGTGGGCTACAAGTCGGTCTACCGCATGTGCTTCGCCATGGCCTgtttcttcttcctcttctgcGTCATCATGATCCGTGTCCGAAGCAGCAAGGACCCGCGAGCTTCTATCCAGAACGG GTTCTGGTTCTTCAAGTTTCTTGCCCTGGTTGGGATAACAGTGGGGGCCTTCTTCATTCCTGATGGGACTTTCAACACAG TGTGGTTCTACTTTGGAGTGGTGGGGTCGTTCGTGTTCATCATCATCCAGCTGATCCTGCTGATTGACTTTGCTCATTCCTGGAACCAAGCGTGGGTGGAGAATGCAGAAGAGGGAAACCGCAAGTGCTGGTTTGCAG GCCTGCTGACATTCACATTTTTGCACTACGCCCTCGCCTTTGCTGCTGTGGTGCTCTTTTATGTGTATTACACCAAGCCTGATGACTGCACGGAGAACAAGGTGTTCATCAGCCTCAACCTGATCTTCTGCATCATCGTCTCCATCGTGTCCATCCTCCCCAAAGTGCAG GAGGTCCAGCCTCAGTCTGGCCTGCTTCAGGCTTCCATCATCACTCTGTATACCATGTATGTCACCTGGTCAGCCATGACCAACCAGCCCA ACCGCAACTGCAACCCCAGCCTGCTGAGTCTGGTCACAAACGGCAGCACCACATCGCCCACCAGCACCCCTGGGCAGACCGTGCAGTGGTGGGACGCGCAGGGCATTGTGGGTTTAGTCATCTTCCTCTTCTGTACCCTCTACGCCAG CATCCGTTCATCCAATAACACTCAGGTGAACAAACTGATGCAGACCGAGGAGGGGGGCGGAGAAGCCGCGGCGAGTCTCCATGACGACGGTCAGGCGCGCGCTGTTGACAACGAGACAGAGGGCGTGACCTACAGCTACTCCTTCTTCcacttctgcctcttcctgGCCTCCCTGTACATCATGATGAATCTCACCAACTGGTACCA GCCCAATGCAACCTACCAGGCTATGGTCAGCACTATGCCGGCTGTCTGGGTGAAGATCTCCTCCAGCTGGCTGGGTCTGGCACTGTACCTCTGGACCTTGGTGGCGCCACTCATTCTTACCGACCGGGATTTCAGCTGA